The Candidatus Micrarchaeia archaeon DNA window CCCATGAACGGGACGTACATCGTGGTGCTCCCTGCGGCCCTGAGCGCTATGAGCGGGATTCCTGCAAGAAGGGGCAGGAACGCCTTCACTGCCTGCGGGATGTCCAGCAAATCGTCCACGAACCCTATGAAAGCGATTATGAAGACCGATACGAGGGCAGCGAGCACGAAGTCCAGGTTGAACTGGAAGCCGAGGAAGGTGTTGAAGAATATGGAAACGAGAATCCCCAGGGCCATGCCGGCGATGATGCCTATGCCGCCCATTTCAGCAACTTCGGGCCGATCCGGCTTGTTCACGTCGTGCCCCACCATGCCCATTTTTTTGAGGCGCGGAATTATCGCCCAGAGGACGATGGATGTGAAAAAAAGGGAGATGAAAAAAGAGACGGCCAGGTATGCTATCATCAGCGCACCCTTATCACGGTCGCGTTCTCCCCGAAGTAGGCGCCGTACCTGAAAAGCAGGTCGTAGAGCGGCGTTTCAGATATGTCCTGCACGTTCACCATCAGGTTCGAGGGGTCGCTGTACGGAAGCTGCGTGAGTTGCCTTATCTTGGTGAAGGGCACCATGGCGCCTTCGCCGGTGCGCAAATCAACCAGCTGGGCGTCCTCAGGGGCAAGCTCGGACTGGCTGACGCGCATGTAGAGCGCGTAGTAGCTGCTGGTGAACAGCGCGACCTCGCCGCCGGACGCGTCGCTCCCTGTGGCGTAGTACGTGAAGAATATGGGGGAGCCTGAATATGCCCGGGTGAACGCACGCCTGGAGAAGATTATGGAGTCCGGGAGCGAGGCGTTCTTCTTCAGCAGCTGAGTGGAGTTAAGGAGCACGGGCTCCTTGCCCGAGAGGTACTGGAACGCTTTTGGATAATCAAGCACCCCGTACGTGCCCTGGGGCTGTGCAAGGGAAGCGAAGAGCGCCAGCTCGCCGGATGAGAGAGACTGCGCCCCTGCCTGGGTTATGGAATAAAAGGAAGTGAGCGCGCCGAAGGCGACGAAAAGGAGCGCGAGCGCGTAAACGTCGCGGGGCTTCACGTTGTGGAGCGAGATTGCCACATAGAACAGAGCGGCTATGAACAGGGCTGAAACCACTGCCGCGAGCGCGTCGCCGGAGTAGAAACCCTGCATGCAGAATAAGAATGCGGCAAGCACCAGCGCCTTGTCCCCATACGGCTCGCTCTCTACTATCTTTATTCCCTGGGCTGACGAAAGCGCGAGGAGTATTGCGGAAATGCCGGGCGCGAACGGGATGAGGAGCGCGCCGAGGAGCGCGAGCGCGGCCGAAACCGCGTCTTTCTTGTAGCCGAGCAACGCTACGAGCCCGAACGGAAGGAGCGTGCCTGCGAGCTTGGCTCCGGCTGCGAGGCTGAATGATTGGCCGAGGAGCGCGCCGAGGACCGGCGAAATGGAGAAAAGCGATGCGGTACTGGCCCCGGAGAATGCGAAGAGGAGCGCTGCGAGCAATGAATGGAACTCATCGTTCCTGAGCGCGTACGCCGAAATCAGGTAAACGGCCAGCGGAAGGATTGCCAGCAGGGCAAGGTTTATTGCATCGATGCTGCCTGCGGAAATGCCGGAACTGAGAAGCACCCCGTAGTCTGAATCCGAGAACGCGGGATGATGGAAAGCCGCTATCAGGGCCAGGGAAAGGACCGCGACTATGGCGGCGTAAAGCAATTTTCTGTCGGAAACCATATGAAAACCCCGTGCATGAGAGAAACGTCAGCTCTTTTTCTTTTTCGACCTAACAGTCTTTAATATTTCCTTCGCCTGCTCGAGCTTGTAAACTCCTGTGCGGGCCAGTTCAGAGGAAACCGCATCTGCCTCTGCAGGAGCGGATGCGCCTGCAAGGATGGCCAGGTTCCTTGCCTGGAGCTCCATGTGGCCGCGCTGTATCCCTTCTGTGGAGAGCGCGCGGAGCGCGGCGAAATTGTTCGCGAGCCCCACGCACGCGCCCAGCATCGAGAGCTCCTTTGCCCCCTCCACTCCGGCTATCTTGAGCGAGATTCCTGCGATGGGATTGGAGCCTATGCTGCCTCCCACGGTGCCCAATGCGAGGGGGAGCTCTATCTCTCCTATGAGGTTGCCTCCCGGGTCTTTTTTGTAGCTGGTGAGCGGCGTGTAGCTTCCCTTAAGGGAAGCGTAAGCGTGCGCCCCTGCCTCGACTGCGCGCCAGTCATTGCCGGTTGCGAGCGCGAGCGCGTCTATGCCGTTCATTATTCCCTTGTTGTGGGTCGCGGCACGGTAAATGTCGGCGCATGCGAATTCGTAGGCGTCCAGCACCGCTTCGACTGTTTCGGGCCCTATGGACTCTTTTTTCCACACCGCCTTCGCGCGGGCCATCCTCTTGGTGGCGAGGTTGGAGAGTATGCGCAGGCATGCCCTGCCTTCCCCTGCGCTTTTCTCCACGGTGGGCGCAATACCTTCCAGGAGCGTGTTCAGCGTGTTGGCGCCCATGCTGTCCCTCACATCAACGTCGAAATAGAATACTGCCATCCCGCCGCGGGGCGTTGAAAAATGGCGTGCGCGCATGCCCCTGAAGCCGCCGCCGCGCGCTTCCATGCTTTTCGTGAGCTCCGTTGCGGCTTTCTCGAGCTCCTTCCTGTGCGCCAGCGCGTTTGAAACAGCTGATGCGGGGTTTTTGAGCCCGACCAGCTGGACCTGGCCCGTCATGATGGGGTCGTCAGCGCTCGCTGTAAAACCGTCGGGGAGGCACAGCTTGGCCGCGTGGCTCGCCGCGGCTATCACGCTCGGCTCCTCCACGGCCATCGGAACCAGGTATTCCTTACCATTCATTATGAAATTCAGGCCGATGCCGAGAGGCAGGTGCGCGGCTCCGACCGCGTTCTCGACCATCCGGTCCGCGGCTTCCATGCTCAGCGCGCCTGTGTTCCTGAGAAGCGCTGTTTCGCCCGGGCTGAGCCTGGCGTGGCCTGATATGCGCCTTATCCGCTCTTCTATTGGAAGCTTGTAAAAGCCAGAAAACTCAGTCATTTTATCAGGGGTATAATGCTCGGAAACGCTTAAAAATCAGATTTTTTGCGTTCCGGGTTGCAGATTGCGGCAGGCGCCCAAAGACAGGACTGATGGGCAGGCAGAATCAGCGGTTGATGCCCTCCAGCGTGTCCAGGGCCTGGCCCACGGAGGAAAAGGAGCTGTCGAACCTTTTCTGGTAAACTTTCCTTACCACTTCGGAAAGCCGGCCTTCCTCCCCGTCGCCGAAGAAGTGCTTTCCGTCGCGCTTGCCGACCAGCCCGGCCTCCTTCATGCGGAGGAGATGGTAATAGACGGATTTCTCGTCTGCTCCGGCGTTCATTGCCGCGAGCTCGTCAAGTATCTCTTTCGTGGTGGGCTGGATGCCGCGCACGCGCAGGTTTATGAGCGCTTCGAGCACGTCCAGGAGTATGGTCCTGCTCTCGTTCGGGGAAATCAGCCCCAGCGAGAGCGCTATCCAGCGCACAAGGGATTTCTTGGTGAGTTTCACGTCTTCCGGCAGGGCCATTTCCCTGAGTGTGGTTTCTCCTCGTATCAGTTTTCCTTCAGGAAGCATAAGCCATCGCACCCGTAAGCAAATCCAGGTCAAGAAATAAAAACATTCTAGAATCGCGTGGAACCGCGGAAGCGCCAAAAATACGCGGAGGCGCTGAATTTTTTAAACCTTGTGGGCATTAATTAGATTCCGGAGGGCCCGTAGCGCAGCTTGGATAGCGCGGCACTCTCCTATTCGCCACTTGCTGATGCAGGGACGGGGAGGAAGGTGTAGGCCATGGGTTCAAATGCCTGGTTGCGCTGAAGCGCAACCTGGAGCTGGATGTCCCATCGGGCCCGAATTTTCAGAATTCCCAGGTGGTTTCATGAAATGGTTCTTGGCTGTATTTTTGGCCGCGGCCCTTGCGCTGGCGGGATGCACTTCGGAAAAGGGCCCTGAAGCCCAGAATGCTAATGGCACTATGGCGCTGCCCAACGCGTCGGATAATACCATTGCGCAGGAGAACCTTTCGGGCAACGCCACTGTAGCCGGGAATTTCACAGCCAACGGGACCGGACAGGTCCAGCCGGCAGAAAACGTTTCTGAAATTTCCAACAGCACGCTCAACGAGACTGCTGGTCCCTGGGACTTGGATGCGAATGAGAGCGAAGGGAACGGGAGTTCTGCGGATGCCGGCACGAATCTTAGTTTCGTGAACATAAGCGGAAATCTGGAAAGGCTGGCTGCGCTGGGCGCCGAGCTTGATGCGAACGCGGAGGCGGCGCAGGTGCTGGACGAGCAAATAGATTTGGTGGCGATATTCGGGGTGCAGGACTCCGGGGC harbors:
- a CDS encoding hydroxymethylglutaryl-CoA reductase, degradative — protein: MTEFSGFYKLPIEERIRRISGHARLSPGETALLRNTGALSMEAADRMVENAVGAAHLPLGIGLNFIMNGKEYLVPMAVEEPSVIAAASHAAKLCLPDGFTASADDPIMTGQVQLVGLKNPASAVSNALAHRKELEKAATELTKSMEARGGGFRGMRARHFSTPRGGMAVFYFDVDVRDSMGANTLNTLLEGIAPTVEKSAGEGRACLRILSNLATKRMARAKAVWKKESIGPETVEAVLDAYEFACADIYRAATHNKGIMNGIDALALATGNDWRAVEAGAHAYASLKGSYTPLTSYKKDPGGNLIGEIELPLALGTVGGSIGSNPIAGISLKIAGVEGAKELSMLGACVGLANNFAALRALSTEGIQRGHMELQARNLAILAGASAPAEADAVSSELARTGVYKLEQAKEILKTVRSKKKKS